GCTCAGTCTGGAGACTGAGAAGTCCTTGCTTcctcaaaggaggcagctgaATGGTGTACAAAATAATCCATTTCTCATGCCAGACCCTCTCCTACACATCTGATTCTAAGGCTTGCAGTTGACCAGAAGACAGGGAGGTGCTGTCAAGGCTTTTCCACTACTTCATGTGGAATCTCTTTCCCCTCTAGGCTTAACAgttcctgcacagctccagtATCAACAAAGTGTTGTTGTGAGTGCCTGTGCCTGGCATGCTCCTGTTGCAATCAAAACAGCCTCTGCCTTTTCCTAATAACTGGAGTGTATCAGCAAGAACAGCATCTTCTGTTATCAGGCTGTAAAGCAGCTATCAGAAATTTGACACCTGCATAGGAAGCAGAGGGACCACTCGCAAGCTTGGCCCTTGGCTTTTTATTTGTTGCATTAGCATGAAAGTGCTTCTTCTggtacttttctttcttaaaaaaagtgTATCTTGACTCCAGATAAGATGCTCCTAACTTTAAATAGCAGAATAATTAGTTTGTTTCCAAATGGATGTTATCCCTGGTCTGGTGGGACCAACTGTTGGAGTCAGTCATTGTTCTGCCTCTCTGCATTGTGCTGAATTCTGCTTGGGTAGGGTACAAAGGTGTGTTCAGGGAGATGCTCCTCACTTCCTGTGGGGTGCCCAGGTACTTGTCCCAAGGTAGGAGCCTCTAGGAACTGATAAAGGCCAACCCAAAGTAATAGAGAGTTCTTGGAATGTATGGATGGGAAGAAATGGCAAAATACAGCGTTCCCCTTGAAAAAAGATAGTGTTTCAGGAAGTTTCTGTGTGTCTGAACTGATCGTGTCTGGCTGTGGGTGataagaggaaggaggaaggtcTGACACTGCCACACAGGTGTGATAAGTGTGATAAGGGGTCAATGCTGTGATCTAAAGCATAGGAAACACAATTTAGGCTGCAGTCAGGTGATGGAAATGTTCAGTTATCCCACTAGAACAGCTGTCAGATCCCTGCTTTTACTTACTTCATCTTGAAGGTGATGGCAGGGGTAGGAATATGTCTTCTGTTTGAGTAGTGATTCCTGCTGAACTAGACTGGACTGGCTGTTGTctctccagcagcatccctgttAAATAATGACAACACTGTTGTAGCAGGTTTGCCAGCCATTTGCTTTTACATTTTGCAACATGCTCGACTTTTGCATGTAGCTGAAGTTACAGATAACACCACTACAACTAAGTAAAAGATGCTGTTCACTCTAATTCTTCACTAATCCAGGTACCTTTCATCTGAATCTTTAGGTTCTGTGGGGttctttccttgtttctctaaaaatgaaatgaaaaattaaaaccaaaaaacccacttttcTTGTCTGTAGAAGGGGAGGCAAAAAATAATGATCTAAAAATGTCTGTCCAGTGGTTTTTACTTGAACCCAATAAGAAGCTGCAATAAATACTGGGTCATTCAGCTCCTTCCTGAAGAATTAAGGTGAAGAGCATTTTTGCATCACACTTTGTTTTGTGAAATGAGATACACGTGACTGCTTCCGCATGAGCCTGTGCTTTTCTGTTAACAAATGTTTTCACTCCTTCCTCACCTATGCCCACCTTCTAACAGGCACTACTAAAATGCTTTATGCTGCCTTGATTTAAAATGCATGAGATGGTTTGGAATTGTCCCTACCACCACCCAACAAATGTATGTTTTAAAAGCACGGCCCAGGGGACTGGTTTTTGTTACAAATGTTAATTTAGTGAATTTAGTATTATGGAATTTGCCTTAATTTTAATCATGGGTGAGCTGAAAGGCCAGTTATTtattatgaaacaaaaaaacccacaagctCAAATgccagctgggacagctgaagagctgaagcCAAGCTTTCTAAAAGCAACTggtgatttttggggggtttccTTTCTGAAGCTGGTTAAAAAGGCAAATAGATTGTGGAGCAGGGGTAAGTCAAGAAGCTGCACTATACTGCTGGATCACATTTCCTACAGAGTATCCCACTTTTATAGACATTGTGTTGAAATCAGCAGGACTCAAAATATCCTTCTGCACTCAGTATTTTAGGTTCTGGTTGTGAGGGGGAAAGAAGCATCTTCTGAAACACCTGAGTCAGtttgcctttatttcttttacactCAAACTTTCACTTTAGCTGGACTAGTACTTAAATGGCTGATTCCAAAATGAAATTCTAGGACCTGAATTAAATAGGAAGTCAGGTTAGAAGATCTTTTCTGGCCATAAATACCATTTCTGTAGCAGTACACAAGAGCCCCAGGGCAGTGGTTACTGCAGCTCCCTCCTCTCTGGTCTTTTGAAACATGAACGGGGATGTGCATGGCCAGAAAGGGGAAATGCTGAAGGGATTTGATTTCATGGGCAGTGACTGTGCACAGCATGCAGATGGTTGAGGTGTGTTTTCTGAGGTCACTGGGATGGTGCTTTCCCCTTTTTGGAATTAAGGTTCAGAGCTTGCTGAGAAGTAAAGCATGAAGCCATCAGGATGcacagaaaaggggaaaagagataaaaaagtTGAGTTGATGGCttgctgttttgggttttttcctagaCACCAGTGACATGATTGAGATGCAAGGCTTTGGGGCCAACCTGCTGTCGTGGCAGCTGGagcactgcagccaaggctcctcctgtgtgtcctgctCAACAGGCAGCTCTCCCTATGAcattcccagctgctgcaaCTGCATCCATGATAGGTGAGCAAACTGCAGGGAGTTCACCTGGGAGACCTTGTGCATGCCACAGGTAAAAGCAGGGAGGTTTTACTGGCTGTGGTATCAGGGACAGAGAATAACAATTTTCAAGTAGATTCTAACATAAAAAGATGGAGATATGGCAAGAAATTTAGTTTATTAAAGCTAACCTATTAAACTACTCTCAGGTCACATTTtcatatagaaaaaaatgcatctaaCTTTCTTTAACAAGTCATTAATGACTGCAGTGAGGGGAACATTTTCATCTAGGTTAATAAGGATTTTTTGATGCATCTAGAGCAGTTGTAGATAACTGGGCCAAGTTGGATCTGTTTGGAGGCAAAATGCTGTGAGGGAAATGATTTCATAAATGCAGTTTCTCATTGTTGTTGTCCTTTAGCTAAATAAATCTTGGTGCAGAGAAAGAACTGCTATGGGTAGGTCATAGAGATCAGCATAAAATTCATTATGATCTCTGTCCCCATGACCCCATGTGTCTCCACAGAACTCCCTTGAAGATGCTATGTGAAAGTATGAAGAGGCAAATAGTTTCCAGAGCCTTTTATGGATGTGAGTGAAGCTTCTTGTATCCAGCCCTTGTGGTATCTGTATGCTAATCTAAAAAAACCCGTGATGTTTGTTTTAGAAGGCAGTTCAAGCCCAAATTTCTTGTTGCAGGCCAGATCACCTCAGGACAGCAGGGTGGACCTGACTCCAGTATCATAGCTTCATAATTCCCATTATTTGTGGGCTTTGCAATGGGAGAAGTGATGCTTAGTGAAGACAGAATGTAGTTTGACACTGTAATGTAATATTCTACTTGGATTTTACTAGTTTCTCTAAGATTTATTTCATCTTTGGCTCTGTTGCAGTTCCTCATTCTTACACAGTACAATGCAAGTTTAGTTCACACAGGATTATTAAAATGTCAGTTTCATCTTCAGTGGTGCAGATCTCTCTTTGTTTCCCTCCTGCCCCAACTCCAGGGCTCGCCTACTGCCGTCATTTGTCAACCGTGAGAACCCATCTGTCTGCCCTGGTGAACCACACCATCATCCCACCTGACAGACCATCCAGTGCTGATGGAGGCCTGACAAAAGAGGTCTGGAGCAAGTATCAGAAGGACAAGAAGGTAAGTAGCAGAGTACCTGTATGATCATTAATTAAACAAGCTCCCATACTCTGCTGCAGTGAGTGTAGAGTCCCTTAGAAATTGCCCCAGGAAATATTAATGGTGGTTCAGAGTCTTCCCAGGATCACTTCTTTTTCTAGAGCTGATTCTTATGATCTCTTTTATCCTTTCCATCAGGAAAAGGTATGGCAAAGGTATCAGTTCACATCAGACTTACCCCATTACTCCTCTGATATTTTAAGTTAGATTATTTTCATGGGAGACAACTGGACTTGAGCTGTGGCCCTAAAGGCACAGCTCTAGTTTAGAAATTTAGTGCCATGCACGCATTTCACTGTCTTTATACCTGATATTAAGTGTATATGTGCATGCCTGGGGAAAACAGAGATATATTGCCTTCAATGCCCCTTTCTCCTGACTGCTGTAGAATTACAAGGAACTGGAATTACTGAGAAGAGTCTACTATGGTGGGGTACAGCATGAGATTCGAAAGGAAGTGTGGCCTTTCCTCCTGGGTCACTATAAATTCGGCATGGCCAAAAAGGAAATGGACCAGGTAAGCACAGCTTTCCAGGGAACCCAGTTACATCTGTGGAACAGGTGGGATAGCAAGTGTTACTCTTTATTACTGTTTAATATTCCTAGGTAAAAAATGCTGTGGAAAACACAAGTGACACACACGTTAGCAGAGGGATTTTAATATCACATTAACATGTCTGTGAACAGCCCAGACATAGCTTCTGGAGGCACTTGGAGTTACTGTGTAGAGGCTTAAATACCCAGAGGAAGCTTTGAATTGCACGTTCATTATGCTTTTGCAAGGATAAATAAGACATGCCTCTATAAAAGATAAGTTGCAATTTCCAATGAGACACTATACCTCTTAATACCTCCCATGCTGCTGCTAAGGTTGGTCAGTGAATAAGTGCCCAGGTTTTGTCACAGCCATATCTCACAGCCTGAAACTTGGCACTAAGTCTATAGTTTCCATTAATGGAACCACAGTTTGCCCATCTCTCAGTTAAATTATCTCCCTTTGCTTATCTCTTTATAACAGTACTGACTTTTTACTTTGCTAAATGCTTTCATTTGTTGCAATTACTGGGCAAGTGCCTTGATAAGAGATGGGGCTggaacccagcactgctgtgggtCTCAATCCCTGGCTGCTAGGGCAGGAGATGTTCTGGGCAGAGCCACAGGAGCAGGACACTGCCCTCTGGGAAGGGTCTGGGTCTGTGTAAAACATGGCTTTTAACTGACATTAGGAACCACCCAAATGTTTACTGAACAGTAATGAGGTCTGTCCTGGAATATAATTAACATACTTTTCTGTTATTCTGCTATTACCAGGGAGGTAGCACTCATGCAGTAGCTGATCCTGTTCCTTAAATGGATAAGgagtggtttatttttaaaaaaatttggcATTTGCTAACTCCCAATTATCTGATATTCCAAGGGGGAGTTTGTATCCCTGTGAGCACCTGCAGAACAGAAGGGCAGACTGACCCAGAGCTTTGTGATGGAAAAAATATCTCTCTTGTAAGCACTGGGCACTTTGTAAGCAGCATTCTTACTAAAAACTGCTACAGtaatttcatctgttttccCTCACACTAATCTTAATAAACCAGTTCTGGAAACAGATGGAGAAAGACACTCCTAACTGTTTGAACTGGGTCACAATCCAGCCATCTTTCTaggtatttgtatttgtattttctgacTGCTTTGTGTGTTCTACAAGAATGTCCTACACACACATTCTACATACAGTTCATACACACGGTGCACACCTATTCGACTACAGACTTGTAGTACAAACAGCAATAACCAACTGCTCAAATCAGGAACATGAAAACAGTCATAACATCTGCACATATGGGAAACTCATTGTGTCCTTAACAGAACTCATCACAGGTGATTTATCCTCTTTGCCTTCTGATGGCATTTTTGCAGTCACTCCTCAGTATCTGGGGCACTCCCAAACATGACTGTCCTCCAGCCTTCCAGTAGCTGTTGTGTTTTATGATCCATGACTCAACAGCAACCTCAAGTGACAAACAGCCTGCAGCTCTTAGCATGAACACTCTGGTGGCAGCTCCAGACAGAGAACCCAGTGCCTGAAGCCAGCTCACAACTGTGGTTTCTCTTCAGCTCTTGACAAGTGACAGAGCAATGAAATTACTACATGTCCCTTCACAGCTCAAGGGGGGTTCTGTGTCTGTCTTTCAGCACTGGGAAGAATCTGTTTTATTACTGTGGGAAGCAGTGGTGGGATCTGGccctgtgcagggctgggctgtgtgAGCCTGAATTTCTGCTCTTTAGGAGCTCTCCCAGCATCTGAGTCTGCCCGGGCTGGGGTCTGCAAACCTGGAATTTCTTGCAAGGGCTGTGTTAGAGTTGGGAAGAAGATGTAATGGAATAAGGAATAAAGTTCTTAAGAGGCAGCAATGGCTCCATCAGATTGCATCTGGCTTCTATGTGAGGCTTCACAGGAAAGTCAGTGACATCTTTTGTCCTCTCCTCAGCAATGCTGAAGTGTGAAGTTCATGGTGCACACACGTTTATATGAATCTTTTCCGGTGGCTACAATGACAGTTTGTTCCCTGCAGTAAATACACAATATCTGCTCCAACCATTGTGCTTTCCAGTCACAGGAAAGCTCCaggacccctccccagcttctACTGCTTATTAGTGCTGTCTTTCCAGAAGCACCACCATTTGAggatctgtctgtctgtctgtctgtctgcaggtGGATGAAGACATTGCTCTCCGGTATCAGAAGGTCATGGCTGAGTGGAAAGCCTGTGAGGTCATTGTAAAGCAGCGAGAGAAGGAATCACACTCTGCCACCCTGGCAAAGTTTTCATCGGGCAGCAGCATCGACAGCCACGTCCAGAGACTGATTCACAGGGACTCCACCATCAGCAATGATGTAGGTGCTCCATGCCCttcccctgggtgctgccagcagcacgGTGTCTACAGCCAGGGAAGCAGAGATGCTCCATCAGCCTGGAGCTGCATGCATCCTGTGCAGTGCCTCTGTAACAGACCTGAGAGCAGGTCTGTGTTTTGGGCAGTCCATTGCTGTTCCTAAGCAGGATCTGCCTAAGGGGCTTTAAGGTTCACCAACAATGGAAGATGCTTCTTTCAGTAGAGGAATAGCTTGAGTTCCCTTATTTATTGGTCTATTCGAATCCAGTGTAGAGCAAAAGATTGCTACTAGTGAAGCAACCTGTCATGTCCCTTACTGACAGGTTGAGTGTAATTCTGAAGAGGGGATCTTTGGTGCAGCCCTCAAACAGCTTGGTCACTGATTTCAGTAAGGCAAGAGAGAACTTAGTTCAACAAAGAGTTTTTTTTAGCAAGGAAAAAGGTAAAGTGGTTGCATGGTGAAAAGAATTTGAAGGCCAGTCTTGACTTGAAACAGCTGTAACTGAATTGGGTTGTCAGAGACCTGTGGTATGTTGGTGGTCTTCAATGATCCATCACCATGATCAGGTATTTTTACTGTTGTTGCAGCTGGAGAAGCTTCACTGCTTTCCAAggtatttctaaataaatattatgaaaGGAGGAGACAGATACAAGATCAGAAGTTGGCATTATTGGTAGACTTCCAGTATAAAGATTAAGGAGCTTTCAACTGTTTGCATGCAGggaagctctgctgctgggtgaTCTTGTCCACTGATGTATGCAGTCGTTCCTCTCTCATGCCTGTTTGCTACAttattgggttttgtttctccATTCTCCCCTGCTTTATCCCAATGTTCTTTATCTCCCTTGCCCACCCCAGGTCTTTATATCCGTAGATGAAGCAGACTCAGGGGAGCAGGACTCCAAAGGTCAGGATGACCCCACTTTGACCGTGGTGTCTGCTGagacaccagcagctgctgtggagtTTGACTCCCCTGACTCGGGGCTGCCCTCCTCGAGGAATTACTCGGTGGCCTCGGGAATCCTCTCCAGCAGCGACGGGCAAAGCGTCTCCTTCGAGGATGGGGCTGAAGAAGACACCAGCACTGACTTGGGCAAGACTGATCCAGACACAGCACGTGTGCAGAAAGCCAAGTTGGTGGCACTGCAGTCTCAGGATTCtgtctcagaagagcagctgtGTTCCCAGGTGGATTATTTAATGGATGTTGCTTCTGTCTGCGCAGCATCCTACACGGTAGGTCACAACACACAGATCACCTCTCTGCACAGCACTGCTTGTCTAGAAAAGACCTGTACTTTTTCAGACAGGATTTAATGAAAGACAATCCCAAAAGAGAACTGCAGATGATGGGATGATAACTGAGGATTCCTCCATCGAAATGTTTTCCTCTGGATTTTGAGCTAGATTGGAAATAAGACAGCGAGTAAAATTTGGGTCTTTCTTTTTGAGTGGGAGGGCAGGAAAAGAATGTGGTACAGTTCTAGCAGCTAAAAATCTGCAGGGCCTGGGGACAGGTGTAAGGATGTGGATGACACACCACTTAACAGGATTTTGCTGTCATTTAATTAAAGATAAAACCTGCATTTAATCAAATGGAAtcataaaaatcattaaatctAGATTCAAGGCTCTGCCATCTCTGTTCCTGTTGCTGTCATCAGATTAGTAGTTGAGGTTttgcctctctctctgctgaATGGAAATAACTCTTTGGAAAAAAGGCTTGGCACATTTACCAGGGTATTCATTTTTACCTGGGATTTTGGACAGCAGTCAAGTATTCCACTGCTCCCATATGCTCAAAGTGTAATTGCACTGTTTCTGGTTTGTTAATTCTGAGCGAATCTGCATTAACTCCTGGGAATGCTCTAAAGTCAGCAGATCTAACTGAAACTTTTCTCTTCTAGATAGAGTTACTGGACACTGTTGCCTTAAATTTGCACAGAATTGATAAAGATGTCCAGAGATGTGACCGGAATTACTGGTATTTTACTGCTGATAACCTGGAGAAACTCCGAAATGTCATGTGCAGGTAATACAGCTTGTACACTGAACTGTTCTGTCATCATTCATAAATTACAATAATATGGAAATAACAGCCTGTGTGATCAGAAAGATACCACCtaggtgaaaaaagaaaacaaatgcctaaaaaaaaaccacaacaacccacaacaaaaaaaaccaaaaaacaccagcacaaaaaccaaccaaccaacctcAGGTACCTTTTAAACATCTGACCTCTTTTCCACTGAATGTTCTGCCTTTGTTAGCTGTTATTTCACAAACCAATGATGTGCAAGCCGTGTGTGTAACTTTTGGTCCAAGGAGAGAAAACCACAGGCCTGTGAAATCCTCTGGAATGTTAAGTGTTAAAAAGTTCTGAGACAGACACGTTCAACAGCTGTGTAAGACTTGATCCTGCATAATCAAATTAGACCTTTGACACAGTGTTTAGCTTTTtaggaatgaaaggagaagaatTCAGTATTAATTCATCCTGTAAATAGACAATTGATGGCATTATTTCACAACACACGAAATGCCTGCAGCAAGAGTCACAGTACAAGTGACTTTTGTGACTCAGGTGTTCCTCTGACTCattatggttttttttataaagctgttaggaattttcctggaaaaataaaccaaacccaGAAGTAATGCTCATTGTTTTATACCAATTAGCTGGAAGATTTGAATTGTATTTCTCTGGACTTCTAGCTTTATCTTTTACAGCACTCCAGAACAAGACACTTAGGAGCTTCCAGAAGGAGTTGTGTTTTAGCTGAAGGACAAATCTGAGGCCACAACATGGCAAGAGGATTTTTAATCCTGCTATctcatgttttcttctttctgcagttATGTTTGGGAGCACCTAGAAATTGGTTATGTTCAAGGCATGTGTGACCTCCTGGCTCCTCTGATGGTTATACTTGATAATGGTAGGAAGAGTTTTCTTTTGGAACACATTGGTCTCTTGAGGGAGGTGTGCCTTTAGAAATGGTGTTTCAGAAGAATTTTTGTGCATTACCCAGAGCTTGCTCACCAGGAAAATCAAACTGCAGCTCAAGTAATATTTTctctaaattaaattttactaaGTTATcaaagcagctgtgctgtggcagTTGCTGAAGCTGAAAACTCAGCTGCAGGATGAGTTCTTTTGAAATGTAACTTATAAAAATGGTCCAGAATTGGGTACTGACTCCTCTTTCATCCAAATACTGGTGATGGGGCTAGGGAACAGCAAGGGGGAAAACCCTcattttcccttcccctgcagTTTAATTTGGGTCAAGGAAGTCACACAGTTACCAGCACTGAGTGTTCTGCCTTGTCTCTGCAGATCAGCTGGCTTACAGCTGCTTCAGCCACCTGATGCAGAGGATGAGCCAGAACTTCCCCAATGGAGGTGCTATGGACACCCACTTTGCCAACATGCGGTCCCTGATCCAGGTGAGGGGGTTTGAATCTTACTGGAGAGGAGATGATTGTGTGGCAGAGCCCACatcagctcagcccagctccagctgaagTCCACAAGCAGTAGCACTTAGGACTCAGTCTTCACtgctttttggaagaaaaaaatagtgtgaTCTTAGCTAATTTCAGACAAGAGACTGACAGCTGATGCTTTGCATTTTAGATTCTAGACTCAGAGCTTTTTGAATTGATGCACCAGAATGGAGACTACACTCACTTTTACTTCTGCTATCGCTGGTTCCTGCTTGACTTTAAAAGAGGTAATAATGTTCTGTACCTGTAGTTTAGAGTTATGCAAAACTGCTCTGTGTTTTAGTCTAAATGTGTGATGGTGGAGAGCTTCCAGCCAGGAAAGCCAAAGGGGCCCTGGATGCACATTCAGATTTGCATCAGGTTGTGTAGCACTCCCTAGAACAAACGACCAAcctgtgctgctgtcacaggGCTGCTGCAGTTCAGGCATCTTCCTGGGACTGTGTGTGCACCATCACACTGATACACTGTCTTAATTGTCCTTTAAACCCAATTGTCTTGGTTCACCTGCACAAGTGAGTGACAGGAGCTtgctggaggagaggggggaggagatGGAGTTGTCAATACTGTTCGTGTCTGTGTAAGGCCTGTAAGATGTTAGCTAGAGAGGGGGAAATGGTCAATTTGAATAATCAGATGCTCTTGTAATGTTTATTCCCATTCAGAATTGTTGTACGAGGATGTATTTACAGTGTGGGAAGTTATTTGGGCAGCAAAGCACATCTCTTCAGAACATTTTGTCCTTTTCATTGCCTTAGCACTTGTGGAAGTTTATCGAGAGATTATCCGTGATAACAACATGGACTTCACTGATATCATCAAGTTTTTTAATGGTAAGACACTTTTTTAAGAGAGCCATTTTGATAAAAGCAAGTAATGAGACTGTTCCCTCTCCCTTACCCAAACACACTGTCAGCAGTTGTTCAGTGTTCCTGCTGTTGTGACAAGCCCCTGGCCATCCTGAATCTCTTCCCTCTCCATGTAAACAAACAGCACAGATTTTCACAACCTCCCTGGTGCTCTTGACTTTGCACATACCACCC
Above is a window of Heliangelus exortis chromosome 21, bHelExo1.hap1, whole genome shotgun sequence DNA encoding:
- the SGSM2 gene encoding small G protein signaling modulator 2 isoform X5, which encodes MSCSADAVKEKLLWNVKKEVKQIMEEAVTRKFVHEDSSHIIALCGVVEGCLLHMLKRRAAGFLRTDKVAALFTKVGKTYTIAGDVCKKVQELQQQLESRKNQPNGQEPLKRQGSATSKAPVLTPQAIKHIWVRTALIEKVLDKIVQYIVDNCSKYYEKEALMADPVCGPILASLLVGPCALEYTKLKTADHYWTDPSADELVQRHRIHGAHGRQDSPSKRPALGIRKRHSSGSAAEDRFAASAREYVESLHQNSQTHLLYGKNNVLVQPKDDLEAIPGYLSLHQSADSLTLKWTPNQLMNGTLGDSELEKSVYWDYALIVPLSQIVCIHCHQQPEGRWTLVLVSQDGTQRPPLHFPQGGHLLAFLSCLENGLLPRGQLEPPLWSQQGKGKVFPKLRKRNSNKSVDLEEMPADTSTDYVFRIIYPGHKHDNNTSDMIEMQGFGANLLSWQLEHCSQGSSCVSCSTGSSPYDIPSCCNCIHDRTPLKMLCESMKRQIVSRAFYGWLAYCRHLSTVRTHLSALVNHTIIPPDRPSSADGGLTKEVWSKYQKDKKNYKELELLRRVYYGGVQHEIRKEVWPFLLGHYKFGMAKKEMDQVDEDIALRYQKVMAEWKACEVIVKQREKESHSATLAKFSSGSSIDSHVQRLIHRDSTISNDVFISVDEADSGEQDSKGQDDPTLTVVSAETPAAAVEFDSPDSGLPSSRNYSVASGILSSSDGQSVSFEDGAEEDTSTDLGKTDPDTARVQKAKLVALQSQDSVSEEQLCSQVDYLMDVASVCAASYTIELLDTVALNLHRIDKDVQRCDRNYWYFTADNLEKLRNVMCSYVWEHLEIGYVQGMCDLLAPLMVILDNDQLAYSCFSHLMQRMSQNFPNGGAMDTHFANMRSLIQILDSELFELMHQNGDYTHFYFCYRWFLLDFKRELLYEDVFTVWEVIWAAKHISSEHFVLFIALALVEVYREIIRDNNMDFTDIIKFFNEMAEHHNAEEILRIARDLVYKVQTLIENK
- the SGSM2 gene encoding small G protein signaling modulator 2 isoform X7, whose protein sequence is MSCSADAVKEKLLWNVKKEVKQIMEEAVTRKFVHEDSSHIIALCGVVEGCLLHMLKRRAAGFLRTDKVAALFTKVGKTYTIAGDVCKKVQELQQQLESRKNQPNGQEPLKRQGSATSKAPVLTPQAIKHIWVRTALIEKVLDKIVQYIVDNCSKYYEKEALMADPVCGPILASLLVGPCALEYTKLKTADHYWTDPSADELVQRHRIHGAHGRQDSPSKRPALGIRKRHSSGSAAEDRFAASAREYVESLHQNSQTHLLYGKNNVLVQPKDDLEAIPGYLSLHQSADSLTLKWTPNQLMNGTLGDSELEKSVYWDYALIVPLSQIVCIHCHQQQGRWTLVLVSQDGTQRPPLHFPQGGHLLAFLSCLENGLLPRGQLEPPLWSQQGKGKVFPKLRKRNSNKSVDLEEMPADTSTDYVFRIIYPGHKHDNNTSDMIEMQGFGANLLSWQLEHCSQGSSCVSCSTGSSPYDIPSCCNCIHDRTPLKMLCESMKRQIVSRAFYGWLAYCRHLSTVRTHLSALVNHTIIPPDRPSSADGGLTKEVWSKYQKDKKNYKELELLRRVYYGGVQHEIRKEVWPFLLGHYKFGMAKKEMDQVDEDIALRYQKVMAEWKACEVIVKQREKESHSATLAKFSSGSSIDSHVQRLIHRDSTISNDVFISVDEADSGEQDSKGQDDPTLTVVSAETPAAAVEFDSPDSGLPSSRNYSVASGILSSSDGQSVSFEDGAEEDTSTDLGKTDPDTARVQKAKLVALQSQDSVSEEQLCSQVDYLMDVASVCAASYTIELLDTVALNLHRIDKDVQRCDRNYWYFTADNLEKLRNVMCSYVWEHLEIGYVQGMCDLLAPLMVILDNDQLAYSCFSHLMQRMSQNFPNGGAMDTHFANMRSLIQILDSELFELMHQNGDYTHFYFCYRWFLLDFKRALVEVYREIIRDNNMDFTDIIKFFNEMAEHHNAEEILRIARDLVYKVQTLIENK
- the SGSM2 gene encoding small G protein signaling modulator 2 isoform X8, which translates into the protein MWKNQPNGQEPLKRQGSATSKAPVLTPQAIKHIWVRTALIEKVLDKIVQYIVDNCSKYYEKEALMADPVCGPILASLLVGPCALEYTKLKTADHYWTDPSADELVQRHRIHGAHGRQDSPSKRPALGIRKRHSSGSAAEDRFAASAREYVESLHQNSQTHLLYGKNNVLVQPKDDLEAIPGYLSLHQSADSLTLKWTPNQLMNGTLGDSELEKSVYWDYALIVPLSQIVCIHCHQQPEGRWTLVLVSQDGTQRPPLHFPQGGHLLAFLSCLENGLLPRGQLEPPLWSQQGKGKVFPKLRKRNSNKSVDLEEMPADTSTDYVFRIIYPGHKHDNITINYHHLAASRSASVDDDEEEEDKLHAMLSMICSRNLTAPNRMKDTSDMIEMQGFGANLLSWQLEHCSQGSSCVSCSTGSSPYDIPSCCNCIHDRTPLKMLCESMKRQIVSRAFYGWLAYCRHLSTVRTHLSALVNHTIIPPDRPSSADGGLTKEVWSKYQKDKKNYKELELLRRVYYGGVQHEIRKEVWPFLLGHYKFGMAKKEMDQVDEDIALRYQKVMAEWKACEVIVKQREKESHSATLAKFSSGSSIDSHVQRLIHRDSTISNDVFISVDEADSGEQDSKGQDDPTLTVVSAETPAAAVEFDSPDSGLPSSRNYSVASGILSSSDGQSVSFEDGAEEDTSTDLGKTDPDTARVQKAKLVALQSQDSVSEEQLCSQVDYLMDVASVCAASYTIELLDTVALNLHRIDKDVQRCDRNYWYFTADNLEKLRNVMCSYVWEHLEIGYVQGMCDLLAPLMVILDNDQLAYSCFSHLMQRMSQNFPNGGAMDTHFANMRSLIQILDSELFELMHQNGDYTHFYFCYRWFLLDFKRELLYEDVFTVWEVIWAAKHISSEHFVLFIALALVEVYREIIRDNNMDFTDIIKFFNEMAEHHNAEEILRIARDLVYKVQTLIENK
- the SGSM2 gene encoding small G protein signaling modulator 2 isoform X6 codes for the protein MSCSADAVKEKLLWNVKKEVKQIMEEAVTRKFVHEDSSHIIALCGVVEGCLLHMLKRRAAGFLRTDKVAALFTKVGKTYTIAGDVCKKVQELQQQLESRKNQPNGQEPLKRQGSATSKAPVLTPQAIKHIWVRTALIEKVLDKIVQYIVDNCSKYYEKEALMADPVCGPILASLLVGPCALEYTKLKTADHYWTDPSADELVQRHRIHGAHGRQDSPSKRPALGIRKRHSSGSAAEDRFAASAREYVESLHQNSQTHLLYGKNNVLVQPKDDLEAIPGYLSLHQSADSLTLKWTPNQLMNGTLGDSELEKSVYWDYALIVPLSQIVCIHCHQQQGRWTLVLVSQDGTQRPPLHFPQGGHLLAFLSCLENGLLPRGQLEPPLWSQQGKGKVFPKLRKRNSNKSVDLEEMPADTSTDYVFRIIYPGHKHDNNTSDMIEMQGFGANLLSWQLEHCSQGSSCVSCSTGSSPYDIPSCCNCIHDRTPLKMLCESMKRQIVSRAFYGWLAYCRHLSTVRTHLSALVNHTIIPPDRPSSADGGLTKEVWSKYQKDKKNYKELELLRRVYYGGVQHEIRKEVWPFLLGHYKFGMAKKEMDQVDEDIALRYQKVMAEWKACEVIVKQREKESHSATLAKFSSGSSIDSHVQRLIHRDSTISNDVFISVDEADSGEQDSKGQDDPTLTVVSAETPAAAVEFDSPDSGLPSSRNYSVASGILSSSDGQSVSFEDGAEEDTSTDLGKTDPDTARVQKAKLVALQSQDSVSEEQLCSQVDYLMDVASVCAASYTIELLDTVALNLHRIDKDVQRCDRNYWYFTADNLEKLRNVMCSYVWEHLEIGYVQGMCDLLAPLMVILDNDQLAYSCFSHLMQRMSQNFPNGGAMDTHFANMRSLIQILDSELFELMHQNGDYTHFYFCYRWFLLDFKRELLYEDVFTVWEVIWAAKHISSEHFVLFIALALVEVYREIIRDNNMDFTDIIKFFNEMAEHHNAEEILRIARDLVYKVQTLIENK